From Callithrix jacchus isolate 240 chromosome 15, calJac240_pri, whole genome shotgun sequence, one genomic window encodes:
- the RAB7A gene encoding ras-related protein Rab-7a, whose translation MTSRKKVLLKVIILGDSGVGKTSLMNQYVNKKFSNQYKATIGADFLTKEVMVDDRLVTMQIWDTAGQERFQSLGVAFYRGADCCVLVFDVTAPNTFKTLDSWRDEFLIQASPRDPENFPFVVLGNKIDLENRQVATKRAQAWCYSKNNIPYFETSAKEAINVEQAFQTIARNALKQETEVELYNEFPEPIKLDKNDRAKASAESCSC comes from the exons ATGACCTCTAGGAAGAAAGTGTTGCTGAAGGTTATCATCCTGGGAGATTCTGG AGTCGGGAAGACATCACTCATGAACCAGTATGTGAATAAGAAATTCAGCAATCAGTACAAAGCCACAATAGGAGCTGACTTTCTGACCAAGGAGGTGATGGTGGATGACAGACTAGTCACAATGCAG ATATGGGACACAGCAGGACAGGAACGGTTCCAGTCTCTTGGTGTGGCCTTCTACAGAGGTGCGGACTGCTGCGTTCTGGTATTTGACGTGACTGCCCCCAACACATTCAAAACCCTAGATAGCTGGAGAGATGAGTTTCTCATCCAGGCCAGTCCCCGAGATCCTGAAAATTTCCCCTTCGTTGTGTTGGGAAACAAGATTGACCTCGAAAACAGACAA GTGGCCACAAAGCGGGCACAGGCCTGGTGCTACAGCAAAAACAACATTCCCTACTTTGAGACCAGTGCCAAGGAGGCCATCAACGTGGAGCAGGCGTTCCAGACAATTGCACGGAATGCACTTAAACAG GAAACAGAGGTGGAGCTGTACAACGAATTCCCCGAACCTATCAAACTGGACAAGAATGACCGGGCCAAGGCCTCCGCAGAAAGCTGCAGTTGCTGA